From Pseudomonadota bacterium, one genomic window encodes:
- a CDS encoding PQQ-dependent catabolism-associated beta-propeller protein, with translation MSRSNRLLAATLVMTGGLLVAAGVASAGNRIYVTNEHEGSMSIIDATTYEVLDTVEVGKQPRGIGMSPDGKEIYIALGRDDAIAVVDPASGKVLRNLDGGEDPENFMVHANGDLYIANEEDAQASVLRPASGEVIAEVEVGIEPEGVAISPDGKLVIITSESTNMLHVIRTEDHELIENVLVGSRPRSATFSADGHYAYATAEIGAEIVRVNLENFEIDRRAKLKDPSSKPKDILEHADTGRLYVAGGRSNSIYVLDADTLQVLDEIPVGRRVWGLGFDKARERLFTTDGGSDTVSVIDVKTNKVISTIAVGKGPWGVVVDA, from the coding sequence ATGAGTCGAAGCAATAGATTGCTGGCTGCAACGCTGGTGATGACGGGCGGCCTGCTGGTGGCTGCGGGCGTCGCGAGCGCAGGCAATCGCATCTACGTCACCAACGAGCACGAAGGCTCCATGTCGATCATCGACGCCACCACCTACGAGGTGCTGGACACGGTCGAGGTGGGTAAGCAGCCGCGCGGCATCGGCATGTCGCCGGACGGCAAAGAGATCTACATCGCCCTTGGGCGCGACGACGCCATCGCTGTGGTGGATCCGGCCAGCGGCAAGGTGTTGCGCAACCTCGACGGCGGCGAAGATCCCGAGAACTTCATGGTCCACGCCAACGGCGACCTCTACATTGCCAACGAAGAGGACGCGCAGGCATCGGTGCTGCGCCCTGCCTCCGGTGAGGTGATCGCCGAGGTGGAGGTGGGGATCGAGCCGGAAGGTGTCGCTATCTCGCCGGACGGCAAGCTGGTCATCATCACCAGCGAATCCACCAACATGTTGCACGTGATCCGCACGGAAGATCACGAGTTGATCGAGAACGTGCTGGTGGGCTCACGGCCGCGCTCGGCCACCTTCAGCGCGGACGGCCACTACGCTTACGCCACCGCTGAAATCGGCGCCGAGATCGTGCGCGTCAACCTCGAGAACTTCGAGATCGATCGTCGCGCCAAGCTGAAGGATCCGAGCTCCAAGCCGAAGGACATCCTCGAGCATGCGGACACCGGCCGTCTCTACGTGGCGGGTGGGCGCAGCAACAGCATCTACGTGCTGGACGCGGACACGCTGCAGGTGCTCGATGAGATTCCGGTCGGCCGCCGTGTGTGGGGCCTCGGCTTCGACAAGGCGCGCGAGCGCCTGTTCACCACGGACGGTGGCAGCGACACGGTGTCCGTGATCGATGTGAAGACCAACAAGGTGATCAGCACCATCGCCGTGGGCAAGGGCCCGTGGGGCGTGGTAGTCGACGCCTGA
- the xseA gene encoding exodeoxyribonuclease VII large subunit, which produces MFGSPAAPPPPPRRPAAERPPSEARAPATPPETVADHRPSTAPATQRAARRAAERAVFTVSRLNSEVRGLLEKSLRTVWVEGEISNLSRPGSGHVYFTLKDARAQVRCALFRQRARAAGPLRDGQKVLVRGQLTVYEARGEYQIQVDTVEETGEGALRRAYEELKKRLATEGLFAAERKRALPTLPRRIGVLTSPTGAAVRDILHVLGRRFPAVPVRIYPIPVQGPEAAPRIIAQLRTAARRQDCDVLILARGGGSLEDLWAFNEERVARAIAACDIPVVSAVGHETDVTIADFVADLRAPTPSAAAESVVPDASEWLRQLRTLERRLLGAARAHVSRGTQRFQWMQGRLRQQHPATRLRQNMQRVDELGERLRRLTAQRTQGVTLRLSNLQDRLARVAPSRRIADSRRLLEALDERLGAAHTRLVRQRVERLDAARARLDRASPTHRLPGLLAQQTHLQARLEAGVRRQQERLSARLARAADTLHAVSPLATLSRGYAIVERVSDRTILRDAAEVSKGDAIRAHLGEGTVEAQVTAVAPQSGEKQRDAD; this is translated from the coding sequence TTGTTCGGGAGTCCTGCTGCCCCGCCGCCACCGCCGCGCCGCCCCGCCGCCGAGCGCCCTCCGAGCGAAGCCCGCGCGCCAGCCACTCCGCCCGAGACCGTCGCGGATCACAGGCCCAGCACCGCACCGGCGACGCAACGAGCCGCCCGACGCGCGGCCGAGCGGGCCGTATTCACCGTAAGCCGCCTGAACAGTGAAGTACGCGGACTGCTCGAGAAGTCCCTGCGCACCGTGTGGGTGGAGGGGGAGATCTCAAACCTCTCCCGACCCGGCTCCGGTCACGTCTATTTCACCCTGAAGGATGCCCGCGCCCAGGTGCGGTGCGCCCTGTTTCGCCAGCGGGCTCGGGCGGCGGGCCCCCTGCGCGACGGCCAGAAGGTGCTCGTGCGCGGCCAGCTCACGGTGTACGAGGCGCGCGGCGAGTATCAGATCCAAGTCGATACGGTGGAGGAGACGGGTGAAGGCGCCCTGCGCCGCGCCTACGAGGAGCTGAAGAAGCGACTGGCCACCGAGGGACTGTTCGCCGCCGAACGTAAGCGAGCCTTGCCCACCCTGCCACGCCGTATCGGCGTGCTCACCTCGCCCACCGGCGCTGCCGTTCGCGACATCCTGCACGTGCTCGGGCGACGATTCCCCGCCGTGCCCGTGCGCATCTACCCGATCCCCGTGCAGGGGCCCGAAGCGGCGCCGAGAATCATCGCCCAACTGCGCACCGCCGCCCGGCGCCAGGACTGCGACGTGCTGATCCTAGCCCGCGGCGGCGGCTCCCTCGAGGACCTGTGGGCCTTCAACGAGGAGCGCGTGGCGCGGGCGATCGCCGCCTGTGACATCCCGGTGGTGAGCGCCGTCGGCCACGAAACAGACGTCACGATCGCCGACTTCGTCGCCGACCTGCGGGCCCCCACCCCCTCCGCCGCCGCCGAGTCCGTGGTGCCGGACGCTAGCGAGTGGCTGCGCCAACTGCGCACCCTCGAACGACGCCTGCTCGGCGCCGCGCGGGCCCACGTGTCCCGCGGCACGCAACGATTCCAGTGGATGCAGGGCCGCCTGCGCCAGCAGCACCCGGCAACGCGCCTGCGGCAGAACATGCAACGGGTGGATGAGCTCGGTGAACGCTTGCGACGCCTCACCGCCCAACGCACCCAGGGCGTGACCCTACGCCTCAGCAACCTACAAGATCGATTAGCACGGGTCGCCCCCAGCAGGCGCATCGCGGACAGCCGGCGCCTGCTGGAGGCCCTCGATGAGCGCCTCGGCGCCGCCCACACGCGCCTGGTGCGTCAACGCGTGGAACGCCTCGACGCCGCTCGCGCGCGCCTGGATCGAGCATCGCCAACGCACCGCCTGCCGGGCTTGCTCGCGCAGCAAACGCATTTACAGGCGCGCCTGGAGGCTGGCGTACGCCGGCAACAGGAGCGACTCTCCGCGCGCCTGGCCCGCGCTGCGGACACGCTGCATGCGGTGAGCCCGCTGGCCACCCTCTCGCGGGGCTACGCGATCGTGGAGCGGGTGAGCGATCGTACGATTCTGCGCGACGCCGCAGAGGTCTCGAAGGGAGATGCGATTCGCGCGCACCTCGGCGAAGGCACGGTCGAGGCGCAGGTCACGGCGGTGGCGCCGCAGTCGGGAGAGAAGCAGCGGGACGCCGACTGA
- the guaB gene encoding IMP dehydrogenase: MRLVDEGLTFDDVLLEPAYSQVLPRDVSLRTRLTREIELNLPLVSAAMDTVTEARLAITIAQEGGIGIVHKSMTPESQAAEVSAVKKYESGIISSPITVSPDKTIAEVLALTRAHRISGVPVVDGEETVGIVTNRDLRFETHLDAPVTSVMTPKERLVTVREGASEEEVLHLLHKHRIEKVLVVGERFELRGMITAKDFQKATDYPMACKDSRGALRVGAAVGTSADTDERVQALVHAGVDVVVVDTSHGHSEGVLNTVRRLKGQWPDLQIIAGNIVTAEAALALVEAGVDAVKVGIGPGSICTTRVVAGVGMPQVTAISRAVKGLEGTGVPVIADGGIRYSGDFAKAIAAGAHTIMVGSLFAGTEESPGEVELYQGRSYKSYRGMGSLGAMSSRHGSSDRYFQDKTDEVEKLVPEGIEGRVPYKGPLGAIIHQLAGGLRSAMGYTGSPDIEVMRTQPRFVRITTAAVREGHAHDVTIVKEAPNYRMD; this comes from the coding sequence ATGCGACTCGTCGACGAAGGCCTCACATTCGATGACGTGCTGCTGGAACCCGCCTATTCCCAGGTGCTCCCCCGCGACGTCAGCCTGCGCACGCGCCTCACGCGGGAAATCGAGCTCAACCTGCCGCTGGTCTCCGCCGCCATGGACACGGTGACCGAAGCACGCCTCGCCATCACCATCGCCCAGGAGGGCGGCATCGGCATCGTGCATAAGAGCATGACGCCGGAGAGCCAGGCCGCCGAGGTGAGCGCGGTCAAGAAGTACGAAAGCGGCATCATCTCAAGCCCCATCACGGTCAGCCCGGACAAGACGATCGCCGAAGTGCTGGCGCTCACCCGCGCCCATCGCATCTCCGGCGTGCCCGTGGTGGACGGCGAGGAGACCGTCGGCATCGTGACCAATCGCGATCTGCGCTTCGAGACCCATCTCGACGCCCCGGTCACCAGCGTCATGACGCCGAAGGAACGCTTGGTCACCGTGCGCGAGGGGGCGAGCGAGGAAGAAGTCCTGCACCTCCTGCACAAGCACCGTATCGAGAAGGTGCTGGTGGTGGGCGAGCGCTTCGAGCTTCGCGGCATGATCACCGCCAAAGACTTTCAGAAGGCGACCGACTACCCGATGGCCTGCAAGGACTCCCGCGGCGCCCTGCGCGTGGGCGCAGCGGTCGGCACCTCGGCCGACACGGACGAGCGCGTGCAGGCGCTGGTGCACGCGGGCGTAGACGTGGTGGTGGTCGACACCTCCCACGGCCATAGCGAAGGCGTGCTCAACACCGTGCGCCGCCTGAAGGGCCAGTGGCCTGACCTGCAGATCATCGCCGGCAACATCGTCACCGCCGAGGCGGCCCTGGCCCTGGTGGAAGCGGGCGTCGATGCGGTCAAGGTGGGTATCGGCCCCGGCTCGATTTGCACCACCCGGGTGGTGGCAGGGGTGGGTATGCCCCAGGTCACGGCCATCTCGCGCGCGGTGAAGGGCCTCGAGGGGACGGGCGTGCCCGTCATCGCCGACGGCGGTATCCGCTACTCCGGCGACTTCGCCAAGGCCATCGCGGCCGGCGCCCACACGATCATGGTGGGCAGCCTCTTCGCCGGCACGGAGGAGTCCCCGGGCGAGGTGGAGCTGTACCAGGGGCGCTCCTACAAGAGCTACCGCGGCATGGGTTCGCTCGGCGCCATGTCCAGTCGCCACGGCTCCAGCGATCGCTACTTCCAGGACAAGACGGACGAGGTGGAGAAGCTCGTGCCCGAGGGCATCGAGGGTCGCGTGCCCTACAAGGGCCCCCTCGGCGCCATCATCCACCAGCTCGCCGGTGGCCTGCGCTCGGCCATGGGCTACACGGGCAGCCCGGACATCGAGGTAATGCGCACCCAGCCGCGCTTCGTCCGCATCACCACCGCCGCCGTCCGCGAAGGCCATGCGCACGATGTGACCATCGTCAAGGAAGCGCCTAACTATCG